From the genome of Pseudomonas sp. AB6, one region includes:
- a CDS encoding LysR substrate-binding domain-containing protein, which yields MPRILPPLYALRAFEVAARHSSFTRAAEELSITQSAVSRHIRTLEEHFACRLFQRNGRNVQLTEAARLLLPGVREGFSALERACSTLRAEDGVLRMKAPSTLTMRWLLARLSRFRHLQVGNEVQLTSAWMDIESVDFTQEPFDCAVLLSRGNFPPDWEATYLFPELLIPVGAPTLLEDQPWDVDRLAAAELLHPTPDRRDWRSWLERMDLLDKVSLKGGQLFDTLELGMIAAARGYGVSMGDLLMVAEDVAQGRLSLPWRTAVVSGENYYLVWPKTRPGAERLRRLSDFLQGEVRAMDLPTVEILN from the coding sequence ATGCCGCGTATTTTGCCCCCGCTTTATGCACTTCGTGCCTTTGAGGTCGCTGCCCGACACAGTTCGTTTACGAGGGCGGCTGAAGAATTGTCGATCACCCAAAGCGCGGTGAGCCGTCATATCCGCACTCTTGAAGAGCATTTTGCCTGCCGCTTGTTTCAGCGCAATGGCCGTAACGTGCAATTGACCGAAGCGGCGCGCCTATTATTACCGGGTGTACGTGAAGGTTTTTCCGCATTGGAGCGGGCGTGCAGCACTTTGCGTGCAGAGGATGGCGTGCTACGCATGAAAGCACCCTCCACCTTGACAATGCGCTGGTTGCTGGCGCGCTTGAGCCGTTTTCGTCACCTGCAGGTCGGCAATGAAGTGCAGCTGACCAGTGCCTGGATGGACATCGAGAGTGTCGACTTCACTCAAGAGCCATTCGACTGCGCGGTGTTACTCAGCCGCGGAAACTTTCCACCGGACTGGGAAGCCACCTATCTTTTTCCCGAATTGCTGATTCCCGTTGGCGCCCCGACATTGCTTGAGGATCAACCGTGGGATGTCGACCGTTTAGCCGCCGCAGAGCTGCTGCACCCAACGCCGGACCGTCGGGATTGGCGAAGCTGGCTTGAGCGAATGGACTTGTTGGATAAGGTTTCACTTAAGGGTGGCCAACTCTTCGACACCCTTGAGTTGGGCATGATTGCCGCCGCTCGTGGCTATGGTGTGTCCATGGGCGATTTGCTGATGGTTGCCGAGGACGTCGCGCAGGGTCGTCTCAGTTTGCCGTGGCGCACCGCGGTGGTCAGCGGTGAAAACTATTATCTGGTGTGGCCAAAGACGCGGCCGGGCGCAGAGCGCTTGCGTCGGCTCAGCGACTTTCTTCAGGGTGAAGTGCGGGCAATGGATCTGCCTACGGTAGAAATATTGAATTAA
- a CDS encoding GNAT family N-acetyltransferase gives MLKSPASSDGLVVRPSRATDAPFLQILYTSARPELQWIDAEPEKVEQIVAQQFQVQEQGVGENFPNAMHYVVEKLDTPIGALSADFGPNEIRVLYLAFIPAARGKGFGRTVLQGVQKAAEQVRCPVATVVWASNPQARQHYLALGFRVEESSPGAERLVWYPGSPVVS, from the coding sequence ATGTTGAAGAGTCCGGCGTCATCCGATGGTTTGGTCGTGCGACCGTCTCGGGCCACTGACGCGCCGTTTCTGCAGATACTGTACACCTCGGCTCGACCCGAGCTGCAATGGATCGACGCCGAGCCGGAGAAGGTGGAGCAGATCGTCGCCCAGCAGTTCCAGGTGCAGGAACAGGGGGTCGGCGAGAACTTTCCTAATGCGATGCACTACGTGGTGGAGAAGCTTGATACGCCCATCGGGGCGCTAAGCGCCGACTTCGGCCCGAATGAAATCCGCGTGTTGTACTTGGCGTTCATTCCGGCCGCGCGCGGTAAGGGTTTTGGGCGCACGGTACTGCAAGGGGTGCAAAAGGCCGCCGAGCAAGTCCGATGCCCGGTCGCGACGGTGGTGTGGGCCAGCAATCCCCAAGCGCGCCAGCATTACCTGGCACTGGGGTTTCGAGTCGAGGAGTCCAGCCCGGGCGCTGAGCGATTGGTGTGGTACCCCGGCAGCCCCGTCGTCAGTTGA
- a CDS encoding phage tail protein, giving the protein MDVFIGNIQMFGFNFAPRGWALCDGSLLQVQQFQALFTLLGTTYGGNGSVNFSLPDLRSRLPIGQGAGPNLTPRTVGDHSGTESVVATLDNLPTHSHGTTALHAVTAVKLANAPSNPATVPTATNSYLGASISGGPTSAAIYSDQQGNAPVTLSGVTTGITGITDPAGKGLPMATMNPFLAVNFSIALEGLFPTRN; this is encoded by the coding sequence ATGGACGTATTTATCGGCAATATCCAGATGTTTGGCTTCAACTTTGCGCCCCGTGGCTGGGCCCTCTGCGATGGAAGCCTCTTGCAGGTCCAGCAATTCCAAGCACTGTTTACACTGCTCGGCACGACCTATGGAGGGAATGGCTCCGTCAATTTTAGCCTGCCCGACCTGCGCAGCCGGTTGCCAATCGGCCAAGGCGCCGGCCCGAACCTGACCCCACGCACCGTCGGCGACCACAGTGGCACAGAAAGCGTTGTGGCGACTCTCGACAACCTGCCTACGCATAGCCACGGCACCACTGCGCTGCACGCTGTTACTGCGGTCAAGTTGGCCAATGCCCCCAGCAATCCCGCGACCGTACCCACGGCCACCAACTCCTATCTGGGCGCGTCCATCAGCGGTGGCCCGACCAGTGCAGCTATTTACTCCGACCAACAAGGCAATGCACCGGTCACTCTGTCAGGGGTAACTACGGGCATCACGGGTATCACTGACCCTGCTGGCAAAGGTCTCCCCATGGCAACCATGAATCCCTTTCTGGCAGTGAATTTCAGCATTGCGCTGGAGGGGCTTTTCCCTACACGCAACTGA
- a CDS encoding efflux RND transporter periplasmic adaptor subunit, which produces MQRFRGWAYGLTCFAFLAQAQTPFPDDPLAEPVNPEVASASASEARGMLRARDQAMLASELSGRIVDLPFSDGESFNKGDTLARFDCSAYQAQLNAAQAAIRGAGEELAHNKQLAALNSVGHFEVSRAEAKLAETQAQAQVYQVQVKRCSVVAPYDGQVVQRKVQRYESVSAGSPMLEIVDNRTLEIQLLVPSRWMGKLKPGQTFEFVPDETGKRLTATIKRLGARIDEGSQTLLLVATLPNVTGLLAGMSGTAHFAELK; this is translated from the coding sequence ATGCAGCGTTTTCGTGGATGGGCTTATGGACTGACCTGTTTCGCGTTCCTGGCTCAGGCTCAAACGCCTTTTCCAGACGATCCGCTTGCGGAACCCGTAAACCCCGAGGTTGCGTCTGCGAGCGCGAGTGAAGCCCGTGGCATGTTGCGAGCCCGTGACCAAGCGATGCTGGCCAGTGAGCTTTCCGGGCGAATCGTCGACTTGCCGTTCAGTGACGGTGAGTCCTTCAATAAAGGCGACACGCTGGCGCGCTTCGATTGCTCGGCCTATCAGGCGCAGCTGAATGCCGCGCAGGCGGCGATCCGCGGTGCCGGCGAAGAGCTGGCTCATAACAAGCAACTGGCCGCACTCAACTCTGTGGGGCATTTCGAAGTCTCTCGTGCCGAAGCCAAGCTGGCGGAAACCCAGGCCCAGGCCCAGGTGTATCAAGTTCAGGTCAAGCGTTGCAGCGTGGTCGCGCCCTATGACGGCCAAGTGGTCCAGCGCAAGGTCCAGCGTTACGAAAGCGTATCCGCCGGCTCGCCGATGCTGGAGATCGTCGATAATCGTACCCTGGAAATTCAGTTGCTGGTGCCTTCGCGTTGGATGGGCAAGCTTAAGCCAGGGCAAACGTTTGAATTTGTTCCCGATGAAACCGGCAAGCGGTTGACCGCTACCATCAAGCGCCTCGGCGCGCGCATCGACGAAGGCAGCCAGACCTTGCTGCTGGTGGCGACGTTGCCCAATGTCACGGGTTTGCTTGCGGGGATGAGTGGCACTGCGCATTTTGCGGAGCTCAAGTGA
- a CDS encoding methyl-accepting chemotaxis protein, with product MSEPRARIATQLGVALAVILAVVITGSTVFALRSLHKANLVIREEHMASEARLLADQLNTFHSSLRESTLRLSGLFEKRFAGGLSLHPENSVAVAGIQTPGLVSGDRVLNNDFTEVDNFKQMTAGVATIFVRSGDDFIRISTSLSKQDGTRAIGTLLDHKSSAYERLMAGQGYVGRALLFDRYYVTQYTPVRDSSGKIIAALFVGFDYTDAQNTQFENLKNFRIGNTGSLALLDEQSHWLVAPAGVKDLNQAMKSLADIINHPGLGQFWVNNDQEFYTVAAPFAGGPWTVFASMPEAEINAVTWNVGTQLAIGSLLAMLIAVCAAIWLLRRKLQPLSDLVRQAEALGAGDLSARLNVSSHDEIGQLASSFNQMGEALSNMVSHIRIAAQEVSGRAQALSGLSGGAYEGMEQQSGEITSMAGAVEEFSATSLNIADNMGNTERLAQENAQQTRIGRTSMDEASTALQQIATSLEGTATVINTLGQRSQEIGGIVGVITSIAEQTNLLALNAAIEAARAGEQGRGFAVVADEVRNLASRTRKATDEITGMIASIQLETGNAISTMQQGNALMQEGLSRNANVAAALARIDEQSRSAGEQFAAITTATQEQSSTATLLSSNLQSIALANSEQRQVVSNLAVTAKELDQLAAELRKEVNRFR from the coding sequence ATGTCCGAACCTCGTGCCCGTATCGCCACGCAGTTGGGCGTCGCCTTGGCGGTAATTTTGGCTGTGGTCATTACCGGTAGTACGGTATTTGCTCTGCGCTCACTGCACAAAGCTAACTTGGTAATTCGTGAAGAGCACATGGCCAGCGAAGCTCGCTTGCTTGCTGATCAGCTGAATACATTTCATAGCAGCCTGCGCGAAAGCACGCTTCGATTGAGCGGGCTTTTTGAGAAACGTTTCGCCGGTGGATTAAGCCTGCACCCAGAAAACTCAGTGGCCGTTGCCGGCATACAAACGCCGGGTTTGGTGTCGGGTGATAGGGTACTGAACAATGACTTCACCGAAGTTGATAACTTCAAGCAAATGACCGCCGGTGTAGCGACCATTTTTGTGCGCAGCGGCGACGATTTTATTCGCATTAGCACGTCGCTGAGCAAGCAGGACGGCACGCGAGCTATTGGCACATTGCTTGACCACAAAAGCTCCGCGTATGAGCGTTTGATGGCGGGCCAGGGTTACGTGGGTCGAGCTTTATTGTTCGACCGCTATTACGTGACGCAGTACACCCCGGTGCGCGACAGCAGCGGCAAGATCATCGCCGCCCTGTTCGTCGGTTTTGACTACACCGACGCGCAAAACACTCAATTTGAAAACCTGAAAAATTTCCGCATTGGAAACACCGGTTCGCTGGCGCTGCTTGATGAGCAAAGTCACTGGCTGGTTGCTCCAGCTGGGGTCAAAGATTTGAATCAGGCGATGAAGAGTTTGGCCGACATTATCAACCATCCTGGTTTGGGCCAGTTTTGGGTGAACAATGATCAGGAGTTTTATACCGTTGCTGCGCCGTTTGCCGGGGGGCCGTGGACGGTGTTTGCAAGCATGCCAGAAGCGGAAATCAACGCCGTGACGTGGAACGTTGGTACGCAGTTGGCCATTGGCAGTCTGCTGGCCATGTTGATCGCAGTCTGTGCGGCCATTTGGTTGTTGCGCCGTAAACTGCAGCCGCTGTCGGACCTCGTTCGCCAGGCTGAGGCCTTGGGTGCAGGTGACCTGAGCGCTCGACTAAACGTATCCAGCCACGACGAAATTGGTCAATTGGCTAGCAGCTTCAACCAAATGGGTGAAGCGTTATCAAACATGGTCTCGCACATTCGCATTGCTGCTCAGGAGGTCAGTGGCCGCGCTCAAGCGCTGTCTGGTTTGTCGGGTGGCGCCTACGAAGGGATGGAGCAGCAGTCCGGCGAGATCACCAGCATGGCAGGTGCGGTTGAAGAGTTTAGCGCCACTTCGTTGAACATCGCCGACAACATGGGTAACACCGAGCGCCTGGCGCAGGAAAACGCCCAACAGACGCGCATTGGCCGAACCTCCATGGACGAGGCTTCGACGGCGCTGCAGCAGATTGCAACGTCGCTGGAAGGCACCGCCACCGTGATCAATACCCTAGGCCAGCGCTCGCAGGAGATTGGTGGCATTGTTGGTGTAATTACCTCGATTGCCGAGCAGACCAATTTGCTGGCGCTCAACGCTGCGATTGAGGCTGCCCGCGCGGGTGAGCAGGGCCGTGGTTTTGCGGTGGTCGCTGATGAGGTACGCAACTTGGCGTCGCGCACCCGTAAAGCCACCGACGAAATCACGGGCATGATCGCCAGCATCCAACTCGAAACCGGCAACGCCATTAGCACCATGCAGCAGGGTAATGCACTGATGCAGGAAGGCCTGTCACGTAACGCCAACGTTGCCGCCGCACTGGCGCGGATTGATGAGCAAAGTCGTTCTGCCGGTGAGCAATTTGCCGCCATCACCACTGCCACTCAAGAACAAAGCAGCACGGCGACCCTGCTCAGTAGCAACTTGCAAAGCATCGCTCTTGCCAACAGTGAGCAACGCCAAGTGGTATCGAACCTTGCAGTTACAGCCAAGGAGCTGGATCAGCTAGCGGCGGAGTTGCGTAAGGAAGTGAATCGGTTTCGGTGA
- a CDS encoding efflux RND transporter periplasmic adaptor subunit translates to MNVPVAGMVERVFAQFLDLERQTRAARTVEQLEYSLVNDGQALFGFRHAALLIAGRVRAVTSVSSVEPNSPFVAFVEQAVALLFKRELLNMARVVPADVLSGSLQADWQALSAAHLFWLPLLDHKGQVFGGLWLARDTLWSPSAQVLLSQLGDTYSHAWLALQPRQHWRLRWTGQRQAALVGIALLALLIPVRQSVLAPAEVVPLGGQVVAAPLDGVIAEFLVKPNQSVKAGDLLLRFESTTLKAQADVAGRALGVAEAELKANSQRAFTDAESNSKLDLLAARVEQKRAERDYARELLKRSEVRAERDGIAVFADAERWTGKPVQTGERLLEIADPTQAELRIELAVGDGIALESGAEVALFLDSDPLQRHLATLEREAYEAQPTPGGQLAYRLDASFNDTPPRIGLRGTAKLFGDRAPLALYLLRRPLAGLRQSVGL, encoded by the coding sequence GTGAACGTCCCGGTAGCCGGCATGGTCGAGCGGGTTTTTGCCCAATTTCTTGATCTGGAGCGACAGACTCGGGCGGCCCGTACCGTTGAGCAGTTAGAGTACAGCCTAGTAAATGACGGGCAGGCATTGTTCGGCTTTCGTCATGCCGCTTTGTTAATTGCCGGCAGGGTCCGCGCCGTGACCAGTGTCAGCAGCGTCGAGCCCAACTCTCCATTTGTCGCGTTCGTCGAACAGGCAGTGGCGCTGTTGTTCAAGCGCGAGCTCCTGAATATGGCACGGGTCGTCCCTGCCGACGTCCTGAGTGGCTCATTGCAGGCCGATTGGCAGGCTCTGTCGGCGGCCCATCTGTTTTGGTTGCCTCTGCTTGATCATAAGGGCCAAGTCTTTGGCGGCTTATGGTTGGCGCGGGATACGCTTTGGAGTCCTTCCGCACAGGTATTGCTGTCGCAACTGGGTGACACATACAGCCACGCGTGGCTCGCCTTGCAGCCGCGTCAACATTGGCGGTTGCGTTGGACCGGCCAGCGTCAAGCGGCACTGGTCGGCATAGCGTTGCTGGCACTGTTGATTCCGGTGCGTCAGTCCGTGCTAGCCCCGGCCGAAGTGGTGCCATTGGGTGGGCAGGTGGTGGCCGCGCCGTTGGATGGTGTTATCGCCGAGTTTCTGGTGAAGCCAAATCAGAGCGTCAAGGCGGGGGACCTGCTGCTGCGTTTTGAAAGCACCACGCTCAAGGCCCAGGCCGATGTGGCTGGTCGCGCTTTGGGCGTGGCCGAAGCCGAACTCAAGGCCAACTCCCAGCGTGCTTTTACCGATGCTGAGTCCAACTCCAAGCTGGACTTGTTGGCGGCGCGAGTTGAACAGAAACGGGCCGAGCGCGATTACGCCCGCGAGCTGCTCAAGCGTAGCGAAGTGCGCGCCGAGCGCGACGGCATTGCGGTGTTTGCCGACGCTGAGCGCTGGACTGGCAAACCGGTGCAGACGGGTGAGCGCTTACTGGAAATCGCTGACCCGACCCAGGCCGAGTTACGAATTGAGCTGGCGGTAGGCGACGGCATCGCTCTGGAGTCGGGCGCCGAAGTAGCGCTGTTTCTCGACAGCGATCCACTGCAGCGACACTTGGCCACGCTCGAACGCGAGGCCTACGAGGCGCAACCGACGCCGGGTGGACAATTGGCATATCGCCTGGACGCTAGCTTTAACGACACACCGCCGCGTATCGGTCTGCGCGGCACTGCCAAATTGTTCGGTGACCGTGCACCGCTGGCGCTGTATTTGCTCCGTCGACCACTGGCCGGATTGCGCCAAAGCGTGGGTCTGTAG
- a CDS encoding HlyD family efflux transporter periplasmic adaptor subunit, with the protein MSLPSLRADLQLSQASASLDGSPRWTLADPVRGRYFKLSIAAIRLLRHWSLGDAEQVLQAANREPGLPLGATELDELLVFLRAHDLIGALDPQQRASYAYKAAAQRRGMWQMLLHQYLFFRIPLWRPDAFLNWAWPWLERFGPRLLRYGSPATLGLGVFLVSRDWQRFISTFPHLFSLGGALSFGTALFFAKLFHEFGHAFMAKRAGCRVQSMGVAFMVMLPMFYTDVSDAWRVNDRRARLLIGAGGVMAEMLLACIALLAWSLLPDGPARTAAFMLASATWLTTLAVNLNPFMRFDGYFLLSDLWEVDNLQGRAFALCRWRLGEVLFGYGQQAPEPWSPTMQRRLLWWGYLSWLWRAALFFGIALAVYHLFFKLLGIFLMQVELVWFIFLPIFKEGREWWSRREQAQFLRAVLSALVLLGLVLLLIVPWRSAVELPVMLEAGRVTALHAPVAARVKQVNVQDGQTVAQGMVLIELESPDVESRQTIVRQEIDILQLQMRRQASHSETAADVGILEQRLAESVAEYRGLTARRERLLLRAPQAGQVRDLMPQLTVGRWVSTKEPLARVVESGARLRGYLAEDDLWRVAPGATGRFIADDPMRPALAVELVDVDANGVAFIDQEALTSDHHGPIAVRRDENHRPEPVQAQYGVHLKLIEASIDPSQPLRGVVVLQGLRESLLGTVWRRMAALGVRESGF; encoded by the coding sequence ATGAGCTTGCCCAGCCTGCGGGCCGATTTACAGCTGTCCCAGGCATCGGCCTCGCTGGACGGTTCCCCACGCTGGACCTTGGCCGATCCGGTGCGCGGGCGCTATTTCAAGCTGAGCATCGCGGCCATTCGCCTGCTGCGTCATTGGTCGCTGGGGGATGCCGAGCAGGTGCTGCAAGCGGCCAACCGTGAACCGGGTTTGCCGTTGGGTGCTACCGAACTGGATGAACTGCTGGTATTCCTGCGCGCCCATGATCTGATTGGAGCCCTCGATCCGCAGCAACGCGCCAGCTATGCCTATAAAGCTGCGGCCCAGCGGCGGGGGATGTGGCAGATGTTGTTGCATCAGTATTTGTTTTTTCGCATTCCATTGTGGCGCCCGGATGCGTTCCTCAATTGGGCATGGCCTTGGCTTGAGCGATTCGGCCCCAGACTGCTGCGTTATGGCTCGCCGGCGACGTTGGGCCTAGGGGTGTTTCTGGTCTCGCGAGATTGGCAGCGCTTTATCTCGACCTTCCCGCACCTGTTCAGCCTCGGCGGCGCCCTGTCTTTTGGCACAGCACTGTTTTTCGCCAAACTGTTCCATGAGTTCGGCCATGCGTTCATGGCCAAGCGAGCGGGTTGCCGGGTGCAGAGCATGGGCGTGGCCTTTATGGTCATGCTGCCGATGTTTTATACTGATGTCAGCGATGCCTGGCGGGTCAATGACCGGCGCGCGCGGCTGTTGATCGGTGCTGGTGGGGTAATGGCAGAAATGCTGCTGGCCTGTATCGCCTTGCTCGCTTGGTCGCTATTGCCCGATGGGCCGGCGCGCACGGCAGCGTTCATGCTCGCCAGCGCCACTTGGTTGACGACGTTGGCAGTCAACCTCAATCCGTTCATGCGTTTTGATGGTTATTTTTTGCTCAGCGATTTGTGGGAAGTAGACAACCTGCAAGGGCGTGCCTTCGCCCTGTGCCGTTGGCGCCTGGGCGAAGTCTTGTTCGGTTATGGCCAGCAGGCGCCTGAGCCATGGTCACCAACCATGCAACGGCGCTTGCTGTGGTGGGGTTATCTGTCTTGGTTATGGCGGGCGGCGTTGTTTTTCGGCATTGCGCTGGCGGTGTATCACCTGTTCTTCAAGCTGTTGGGGATTTTCCTGATGCAGGTGGAACTGGTGTGGTTCATCTTTCTGCCCATTTTCAAGGAAGGACGAGAGTGGTGGTCCCGTCGCGAACAGGCTCAATTCTTGCGAGCAGTACTCAGCGCATTGGTGCTGCTAGGGTTGGTGTTGTTGCTGATTGTCCCGTGGCGTAGTGCCGTGGAACTGCCGGTGATGCTAGAAGCAGGGCGGGTTACGGCCTTGCATGCGCCGGTGGCGGCGCGCGTCAAACAAGTGAATGTACAGGACGGTCAGACGGTGGCCCAAGGGATGGTGCTGATCGAGCTGGAATCACCTGACGTGGAATCCCGTCAGACGATCGTGCGTCAGGAAATCGATATCCTGCAATTGCAGATGCGCCGCCAAGCGTCCCACAGCGAGACCGCAGCAGATGTCGGCATCCTTGAACAGCGTCTTGCCGAGTCCGTGGCGGAATATCGCGGGTTGACCGCTCGACGTGAACGGCTGTTGTTGCGTGCACCGCAGGCCGGTCAAGTCCGCGATCTGATGCCGCAACTGACGGTGGGTCGCTGGGTTTCAACCAAGGAACCGCTGGCCCGGGTAGTCGAGAGTGGCGCACGACTGCGCGGCTATTTGGCCGAAGACGACCTGTGGCGTGTTGCCCCCGGTGCCACCGGACGGTTTATCGCCGATGACCCAATGCGCCCTGCGTTGGCGGTAGAGCTGGTGGACGTGGACGCCAATGGCGTGGCGTTTATTGATCAAGAAGCGCTGACCTCCGATCACCACGGGCCGATTGCCGTGCGCCGGGACGAGAACCATCGCCCGGAACCGGTGCAGGCGCAATACGGTGTGCATCTTAAGCTGATCGAAGCGTCGATTGACCCAAGCCAGCCGTTGCGGGGCGTGGTGGTGTTGCAGGGTCTGCGCGAAAGTTTATTGGGTACAGTCTGGCGTCGAATGGCGGCCTTGGGTGTGCGTGAAAGTGGTTTTTGA
- a CDS encoding sulfotransferase, translated as MHSFHFISGLPRSGSTLLSAILLQNPRFHAGMTSPVGSLFTSVLDQCSAGSEFGSVINIDMRRRLLTGLFDSYYADKANQPVIFDTNRQWCSRLPALMDLFPQSKVIACVRNVAWVMDSLECLYRANPFENTKLFNDEIERNTVYSRCETLAQRNRLVGFAWTALKEAYYGEHADSLLVVDYDLLSQAPERVLRLVYDFVGEPWFEHDFDNLVYDAPEFDQALGVAGLHKVKPKVAAQSRRTILPPDLFEKYSELSFWHDGSSSAANVIRMKTNSAIS; from the coding sequence ATGCACAGCTTCCACTTTATCTCGGGTTTACCGCGCTCAGGTTCAACCTTACTGTCCGCCATTCTTCTGCAAAACCCTCGTTTTCATGCCGGGATGACAAGTCCCGTAGGCTCGCTGTTTACCAGCGTGCTGGACCAGTGCAGCGCCGGCAGTGAGTTCGGTTCGGTCATCAATATCGACATGCGCCGTCGCTTGCTCACGGGATTGTTTGATTCCTATTACGCCGACAAGGCTAATCAACCGGTCATCTTCGATACCAATCGCCAGTGGTGCTCCCGGCTGCCGGCGTTGATGGACCTGTTTCCCCAATCCAAAGTCATCGCCTGTGTGCGCAACGTCGCCTGGGTCATGGACAGCCTTGAGTGTTTGTATCGGGCCAATCCGTTCGAGAACACCAAGCTGTTCAACGACGAAATCGAGCGCAATACCGTGTACAGCCGTTGCGAAACCCTGGCCCAGCGCAACCGGTTGGTCGGGTTTGCCTGGACAGCGCTCAAAGAAGCCTATTACGGCGAGCACGCCGATTCGCTGTTGGTGGTCGATTACGACTTGCTGTCCCAGGCCCCGGAGCGGGTCCTGCGGCTGGTCTACGACTTCGTTGGCGAACCATGGTTTGAGCACGATTTTGACAACTTGGTGTACGACGCGCCGGAGTTCGACCAAGCGTTGGGTGTGGCAGGTCTGCACAAGGTCAAGCCAAAGGTGGCGGCGCAATCGCGACGTACGATTTTGCCGCCTGACCTGTTCGAAAAGTATTCAGAATTGTCTTTCTGGCACGATGGGTCCTCCAGCGCGGCCAACGTCATTCGTATGAAAACCAACTCCGCAATCAGTTGA